GTGGAGGAGGAGAAGACGGCGAAGACGATTCTCGAACAAGTCAAGAGGATCGGGCCGTCCAACTCGGCGATCTACTTCCTGGACCGCCACCTTGGGAAAGATGCGGAAGCCAAGAAGTAGTGCCTGGCGACTTGGCGGGACATTCAACGTTCCTTGTTCGCAGTGGGTCCGGTGCGTCGGCGCCGTGCAGGTGGTCCCATGTGCTCGACGTAGCTGCGCAGCACGGCGTTCATGCGTGACTGGTACCGCGGGCCGGCCGCGCGAAACCACTCGAGCACATCCGCATCCACGCGGAACGAGATGGCCTCCTTCGTAGACGGCACGACAACGCGCGCGTCCTTCCAGAAGTTGTCGGGAAGAAACGGCAGCTCCGATGGCGCGGTGCGCTCAATCTCGGCGTCCGTCATCCGGCGGAGGCGCGCCAAGTCGGCCTGACCGTGCTTCGCGGTGTTAGAGAACCTGGATCGCTTTTCCATATCGCGTGCGCTCCTTGCGATTGCTTACGCGTGCACTGATGATACGCCGAACCTGGGTCCCATCCGTGCGGATCCGATCGGTGAAGACGACGCTGAGTGGCAAACCCTCAGCGAGGCCCAACGCGATCATCCGTCGCTCGCCATAGTCGGCCCGATCATCCGGATACTGGACGTAGATGCCGCGAAAGATCTGCGACGCAAACGCGAAGTCGAACCCTCGGCGCTGGAGGTTCTCGTCGTTCTTGGCGGGATCCCAGTCATATTCCACCGGGATAATCTACGTATGTATATACGCTAGCGCAAGAGTCGGCAGATCCGTCCAGCGTTCCAAGGCCGTACGGGTTGCTCAACTCCGCCCGGCGACCAAGGCGAGTTGCGGCTATGCTTCTGAACGCACTCCAATCATGTGCGATCTCGCGCAGAGAGGATGAGTCACCGTCAAATTGGTTAGGCAGCTTCTTGGATTGGCCGCCGACAGTCCGGCCAATAAACCATTCGTAGTTGTCCATTCGGTCAGTGAGGTAGCGTCTCTTGAGCACTCCCAGGACTACGCTTTGGAAACTGGACTCTGACGTCCCTTCTGAGCGACGATGAAGATCCTCGTCACTGGCGCCACCGGGTACGTCGGGGGTCGCCTCATTCCGCGCCTGCTCACCATGGGGCACGAGATCGTCTGCCTCGCACGGGATCCCTCGCACATTTCCGGACGCGGCTGGGAGCGGGTCGACGTCCGCCGAGGGGACGCGCTCGATGCTGGAAGCCTCCTCCCGGCGATGGAGGGCGTGGACGTCGCGTACTACCTCATCCACTCCATGACGCAGGGCAAGGGGAAATTCGAGGACCACGACCGGATGGCCGCCGAGCATTTCGGCATGGCCGCGAGCGCGGCCGGCGTGCGTCGGATCATCTACCTCGGCGGGCTTGGCAAGGCCGACGAAGCGCTCTCTCCGCATCTCGCGTCGCGGCACGAAGTTGGCCGCATCCTGCGTTCCTCCGGGGTGCCAGTCACAGAGTTCCGCGCCGCGGTGATCGTGGGCTCGGGAAGCATCTCGTTCGAGATCATCCGGTACCTCACCGAGGGGCTCCCCGTGATGTTCACGCCACGATGGATGGCGACGCGCTGCCAGCCGATCGCGATCGCGAACGTGCTCGACTACCTGACGCTCGCGCTGCAAGAGCCGGGTTCGGTGGGGCGCACACTGGAGATCGGCGGTCCCGACGTGCTGTCGTACCGCGAGATGATGCTGGGCTACGCAGCAGCGCGAAAACTCACTCGAATTCTCATTCCGCTCCCGGTGCCGACGCCGAGACTGTCGGCGCTGTTCCTCCATATGATCACCCCAATCCCGACGTCGATTTCGCGCGCGCTGATCGAAGGCATGCGCAACGAAGTCGTGGTGCACGATCACGCTGCAGAAGCGTTGTTCGCGGTGGCACTCATCCCATACCACGAGGCGGTTCGGCGCGCGCTGCAGCGCATTCAATCGGGCGACGTCGAGACCTACTGGACCGGTGCGCGGACCGGACTCCAGCCGGGAGTCACACTCAAGGTTTCCGAAGGAATGATCCTCGACGAACGCCGGGTCGAGTCGGCAACCAGCGCCGCCGAGTTGTTCGCGACGTTCTCCGGGATCGGCGGTGAACGCGGCTGGTTCTATGGCGAAGGGGGATGGAAGCTGCGAGGGGCGATGGATCGGCTCGTGGGAGGCGTCGGATTGCGACGAGGACGCCGCAACCCCGACGAGTTGCGTCCGGGCGACGCGCTCGACTTCTGGCGGGTGGAAGCGGTGGACCCGGGACGCCTCGTCCGCCTGCGTGCCGAAATGAAAGTCCCGGGCCGGGCGTGGCTGCAATTCGAGGCCTCGAACAGGCCCGGAGGGGGCGCGCTACTCGTGCAGACGGCGTTCTTCGAGCCGTACGGCTTCCTCGGCCTGCTCTATTGGTACCTGCTGCACCCCATCCACGAGCTGTTCTTCGCCGGAATGTCGCACGCGATCGCGCGCCGCGCCGAGCGCGCGGGCACGAAACCGCCACGCTCTTAGGTAGCGTCAGCGGCCACGCGCAACGGCGGGCCGGCTACGCAGCGGGCTTCGGGTGCCGGATCTTCGCCCAGCGCTCCTCGAAGTTGAACTCCTTGAAGGTCGGGCTCTTTTCGTTGTGGCAGGAACGGCACTGCCGTTCAATCGCGGCCTTGTCCTCGTGCGGGGTCATCCCAGCGGCAATCGAGAGTGCCTTGTCCTTCATGACCGACATCTTCCGGTACGCCGATCCCGGGCCGTGGCAGGCTTCGCACTGCACGCCGAGCTTCCGGTGCTCGGGCTCGCTGCTGCGCATCGTGTGGCACTCCAGACACTCGGGCGCGTCCTTCGCCGGCACCGCAAGACCCTTGGATTTGGCGATCTCATCCGCGCGCGGCGTCGACAGCGTGTTGTACGCTTCCGCGTGCTTCGACTGCTTCCAGATGCCGGCCTGGTTGCCCGATTTCTCCGACTTGTGGCACATGACGCACTGCTCGACGCCGACGTAGCTGCCCACTGACTTCTCCTGCGCCAACGCGGCGCCGGGAAGGAGCGCGAATGTGACGCCTACGATCCGAAAAATACACCGTGTCACGTGATCCCCCTGGTCGTTTGATTGGACGTACGATGAAAGTTCAAGTGGCGGCCGCGTCCGCGGTTGGCACCACCGCCGGGAACTCAAGCCGTACCGTCGTGCCGTGCCCCACCGCGCTTTCGATGCGGGCGTTACCACCGTGCAACTGCATGATGGACTGCACGATTGCCAATCCCAGTCCGGCTCCGCCGGTGACGCGTGCCTGCCCCTCTTCGACCCGATAGAATCGTTCGAAGACGTGCGGCAGATGGGACGTAGAAATGCCGGGCCCCGTGTCGCTCACTCGCACCTCCACGCCACCGTCAACTTTTTGCGTAGCGGTCATCGTCACGCGGCCCTCGTTCAGCGTGTAATTGAGCGCGTTGGCTAGCAGATTACTTACGGCCTGCCGGAAGAGGACGGAATCGCCATTGAGCCAGGCGTCACCCTCGCACTCCACGCCGATATGGCGCTCGGCGGCGAGTGCTTCATAGAAGTCGCACACGGCATCCAGCTCTCGCCGGACAGGAAAGCGCGTGTGTTCCACGGCGTGGTTGGGATCCTCAGCGCGCGCGATGAAGAGCAGTCCGTCGATAAGCCGCGACAGTCGCACCAGTTCCTCGAGGCTCGATCCAAGCACCTGCTGGTACTCTTCCGGGGTTCGCGCGCGCGCCAGCGCCACTTCGGCCTCGCCGCGCAGGTTGTTGATGGGGTTACGAAGCGCGTGCGCAAGGTCGGCTGAGAACTGGGAGAGGCGGGTGAATGCGGCCTGCAGGCGATCGAGCATGGCGTCGAAGTCACTGGCCAGTCCGCGCAGTTCCGTGGGCCACGGCCGCTCGTCGCAGAGCCGGGCGTCGAGCCGGCTGGCGGATATGGCCTGCGCGCGGCGCGAGATGTCGTTGACCGGCTGCAGTGCGACGCGCGCGACCACCACGCCCACCGCCACCGCCGCGAGCAGGCCCAGGCCGAGCACCGCGATCAGCTTCGCGCGGTAGTCCGCAAGGATTTGCGTCGTAGCCGAGACGTCCAGTGCCACCTGCAGCTGGCGGTACTCGGCGCCGACTCCTGTCGCTGTGCCGGTAGCGGCGAGCAGCAGATAGCGGTGGTCGTCGCTTGCCTTGCACGCCGAACACTCGTCCGGACCGACCGGCCCGCTGGTCGGCGGTGGAAAGGCCGACGACGGGACGAGCGTGTCCATCCCCGGAGTCTCGAGAAGGGTGACGCCACGGCCGTCGACGATCCGAAGGTAATACTGCAGCGGGCCTCCCTCGCCGGCCTCGTGCTCGATCTCGCTGGAGAGCGCGTCGGCGCTGGTGGGGTATTGCGCCACCAGGTGACGCAGCACCAGCAACTTGCTCGCCACGAGCCGCCGGTCCTGTCGGTGCAGTTCACGGATGAGTCCCCAGTACAGGAAGCTCGCGGCGATGAGCAGGAGCGCGACGGTTGATCCAGCGTAATGTTGGGTCAGTCGGCCGGCGATTGACCACGGCCGGCGCGCGCGCGTACCGACAGTGCCCTCGTGCGGTGGGCTACTGTTCGTCGAGGACATACCCGACTCCGCGCACGGTCCGAATGAGCTTCAGGGGAAACGGATCGTCGACCTTCGTCCGGAGCCGGCGCACCGCGACGTCCACGACGTTGGTGTCGCTGTCGAAGTTCATCTCCCAGACCAGCTCGGAAATGAGCGTGCGCGACAGCACCTCGCCTCGCCGCCGAACGAGCAACGAGAGCAGCGCGAACTCCTTGGGCGTGAGATCGAGACGCTGTCCGGCGCGCGATGCGCGGTGCCGGAGAATGTCGAGCTCGAGGTCGGCGACGGTCAGCGTCTCCAGCTGCCGGCTCGGCCCGCGCCGCAGGATCGATCGGATGCGGGCGAGGAGTTCGGAGAACGCGAACGGTTTCACCAGGTAGTCGTCGGCGCCGCCCTCAAGCCCCTTGACCCGGTCGACCACAGTGTCGCGGGCCGTCAGAAAGAGCACGGGCGTCTGGCGGCCGGCGCGGCGCAGGGACGTGAGCACCGACCATCCATCGCGGCCGGGCATCATCACGTCGAGAACGATGAGGTCGTAGTACTCGCTCAGCGCGAGGGACAGCCCGTTATCGCCATTGAGCGCCACGTCAACCACGAAGCCGGACTCAGTGAGTCCGTGGTGCAGGTAGTCGGCGGCCTTGCGCTCGTCGTCCACGATGAGAATGCGCATGACGGTACCCGAAGGGGGAGAAGGCCGGCCGCCAACCCGTCCGAATCAGAACCGGGGGGGCGCGTCACTCGACCGGAGCTGGCGCACCGTGCCGGTCCGGTCGAGCGACGCTTCAAACATACGAGTTGCTAGAAGGCCCACGTAAGCTGGCCGAACAGCCTGCCATCCGTGTACTTCGTCGTGCCGGCGGTCGAGATGCCGCCATTGAGGTAGGTGTTCTTCAGCGTGTACTCGAGATTCCAACGCGCGCCGGACTTCTCGCTCTGGAAGAAGTAACCGTTCACGCCGAACATGATCATCGACACTTCATTGCTCTTGAGGTCGGTGTTCGGATCGAGGCGGTCGTAGCGGGTGTACACGCCGTACTTCTCGTTGAAGTTGTAGTCCGCCAGCGCGTAGTAGCCAGCGTTGTTGGTCTTGTTCCCGGCCGCATTCATCGTCTCTTCGCCGGCAAAGTATGTGCCGACCACGCGCCAATTATCGCGCACGAAGCGGCCGACGACGCCGGTCTTGTTGAATGCGTCCTTGAACACGATGTCGGTGCTGGGATCCTGCTTGGTCTTGTAGTTGGAGAATTTGCCGTTGTAGCGCATCACGCCGATGCCCGACGCGTTGTCGTCGAGGTTCACCAGCGCGGTCGCGTAGAAGTCCTTGTCGCGGTCGGCGTCGAGCGAGTTCGTAGTGGACGCATCCGAACCGTTCAGCGCGCCGAGCGAGACGTCGAAGCGTTTGTGAATGATCGATGCTTCGAGCCCCTGCTGGCGGGTGAACGGGCGGTAGGTGTTGCTGTTGCCAGCCAGCGCCTCATTCAGCACAATCGCGCGCTGCTCGGCGCTGCGCGCGCCGACGCCGAACACGTGCATCAGCTCCGGCACGATCGAGCCGGCCCGGACCTTCAGGAACGCCTGCTCGCCGCTGCCGATCGGTGCGTTGTACTGCAGGAACGCCTCGGCCAGCTTTTTGCGCGACGCGTCACCCTGCACGATGTTGCTGCCGGACGTCGAACCGGTGTTCTCACTCAGGTAGATCTCGGCGAAGTACGACAGGCGGTTGCTGAGCGCGCCGCCGCTGTAGATGGCCATCGAGTGTAGCTCGAACTGCGTCAGCGCCCGGTTCGCGTACAGGTTCCCCGTGCGCGCGGCGTCCCAGTGGTCGTTGGTCAACCGGGCCTTGAACAGGAGGCTGAAGTAGTTCTCCAGTTTCTGGTCCTTCTCGTTGAACTTCAGCGCTTCGGACCGGTGCCCGTTCTTCAGGAAGTCCAGCCCTTCCTTGGTGAGCTGGTTGGTTGGCGTGGCGTGGCACATCGAGCACGACACGCCGAGCTGACGCGACCACGCAGGAATTGCGTGGAGGTTAGCAGGTGCGAGCAGCGCGACCAACGCAATTAGTGCCAATGCATGTCTTTTCATGAAAGCCGGTCCGGTTGCGGGTGAGTGCGGGAGCGTACGCAGTCGGTCGGTGCTCCCAGTGCGAATAAGTCTGTGACCCGCTCGCTGACCGGAGGATGACCGGGAGATTACAGTTCTGTCATCTGGCGTGGCGTGCACTCCGCGCCCTGCTCTCATTGTGACCCGGTGCGCCCATCAGCAGTGCGCCTCGCCTCAACCGCATCCCGGCCCGCACCCGCCGCCGCCGCGCGGGCGTGCCGCGCCCGAGACGGCCCTCCACGCGCGCCGCGCGAGAAACGCGGCGCACATCAGCACGATGGCCGCCGCGATCACGCGCTGTACCCACATGGCGGTCACGCGCCACCTCCGATGCCGAGGGCGAGACCACCCCGGTACACCAGCAGCCCCGCGCCGTAGGCGAGGCCGAGCATGTAGGCGAACTGGAGCGCCGCCCAGCCCGCGCCGCGCACGCCGCCGCCCATCTCGCGCATGGTCACCGCGATAGTGCTCGTGCACATCAGCGCGAAGACGTAGAAGCACATCAATCCGATCGCGACGAGCGGCGTGTACACGGCCGTCCCGGTGGCGGGATTCCGCTCCGCGCGCAGGCGGGACGCCAGCGCCTGCGGCGCACTCTCCGTGCTCGAGACACCGTAGATCGTCGCCATCGTCGACACGAACACCTCGCGAGCGGCGAACGAGGCGACCATCGATACCCCGATCTTCCAGTCGTATCCGAGCGGCCGCACCGCCGGTTCGATCGCGTGGCCGATGCGGCCCAGCGCAGATTGCTCGAGCCGCGCTTCCTGCGACAGCACCCGTTCCGCCGCCGGCTTGGGATAGCTGGCCAGCGCCCAGAGCAGCACGGAGATCGCGAAGATGATTGTGCCCGCCTTGCGCAGGAACAGTTGCACCCGTTGCCACACGGACGACGCGAGCACCCGGGCGCTCGGCCAACTGTACGATGGGAGCTCGATGATCAGTGCCCGCGTGGCCGAACGCAGCAGCGTGCGCCGGAAGACCGCCGCCGCCGCCAGCGCCGCCACCGTGCCGAGGAGATACATGCCGAGCAGCGTCAGTCCCTGCAGGTTGAACAGGCCCGCCACGGTCGTGGCCGGAACGAATGCGCCGATGAGCAGCGTGTAGATCGGCAGGCGCGCCGAGCAACTCATCAGCGGCAACACCATGATCGTCGCCGCGCGCTCCTTCGGCTGCTGGATGGTGCGCGTCGCCATGATCGCCGGCACGGCGCAGGCGTAACCGGAAATGAGGGGAATGAAGCTCTTCCCCTGCAGCCCGAGCGGACGCATGAACCTGTCCATCACGAACGCCGCCCGCGCCATGTAGCCGGAATCCTCGAGGAGTCCGATGCAGAGAAAGAGCACGGCAATCTGCGGCAGGAACACGACGACGCTGCCGACGCCCCCGAGCGCTCCATCGACGAGCAGGCTGCGCAGCTCGCCCGCCGGCAACGCCGCGCGCAGCAGATATCCCGCCGCGTCAATGAGCGCCTGCACCGCATCGCCGAGCGGGCGAGCCCAGGTGAACATCACCTGGAAGACCAGCGTCATCAACGCGAGGAAGATCAACGGACCCCACACACGGTGCAACGCGATGGCGTCGACGCGGTCGCTGACCGCGTGCGCCGTCCGCGCGCTTCGGGACACGGTGCGCTCCAGCACCGAGCCGATCCACCGGTAGCGACGGTCGGCGTCGGCGCCCGCAGACGCCATGTCGTCGCCGCCTGTCGACGACAGCGCGCCGCTTGCCCCAATCGTGGAGAGCGGCAACGACGGCGCGAGGGCGATCGCGTGCCGCAGGCGATCGATGCCCTCGTGCCGCGTCGCCACCACGGGCACCACCACGGCGCCCAGTTCGTGGATGAGCGCGGGCACGTCCACCTGGATGCCGGCGGCGGCGAGGCGGTCGGCGCGATTGAGCGCGATCACCGTCGGACGTCCGAGCTCGAGGATCTGCGTCGCCAGATACAGGTTGCGCTCGAGGTTCTCGGCATCGACGACCACGACGATCACGTCGACGGGCGGCACTCCCGGCGCCGTGCCGTTGAGCACATCGAGCGCGATCGCCTCGTCCGGCGACTCCGCGACGAGGCTGTAGCTGCCGGGAAGGTCGATGACGATCACCCGCGACGCACCGTCGTGGGTATAGCCGCCCTCGACGCGCTCCACGGTGACGCCGGGAAAGTTCCCGACGCGTTGTCGCATACCCGTGAGTGCGTTGAACAGCGTGCTCTTCCCGCTGTTCGGGTTCCCGATGAGCGCCACCCGAAGCGCGGCTGGCGCCGGCGGCGGCGGCAACTTTCTGGCGCGCAGGGCCCGGCTGGCGGTGGGCACTAGACCAGGGGTCGCACGGTGATGGCCATCGCGACCGATT
This genomic window from Gemmatimonadaceae bacterium contains:
- a CDS encoding BrnA antitoxin family protein, encoding MEKRSRFSNTAKHGQADLARLRRMTDAEIERTAPSELPFLPDNFWKDARVVVPSTKEAISFRVDADVLEWFRAAGPRYQSRMNAVLRSYVEHMGPPARRRRTGPTANKER
- a CDS encoding BrnT family toxin, whose translation is MEYDWDPAKNDENLQRRGFDFAFASQIFRGIYVQYPDDRADYGERRMIALGLAEGLPLSVVFTDRIRTDGTQVRRIISARVSNRKERTRYGKAIQVL
- a CDS encoding DUF2867 domain-containing protein, which codes for MKILVTGATGYVGGRLIPRLLTMGHEIVCLARDPSHISGRGWERVDVRRGDALDAGSLLPAMEGVDVAYYLIHSMTQGKGKFEDHDRMAAEHFGMAASAAGVRRIIYLGGLGKADEALSPHLASRHEVGRILRSSGVPVTEFRAAVIVGSGSISFEIIRYLTEGLPVMFTPRWMATRCQPIAIANVLDYLTLALQEPGSVGRTLEIGGPDVLSYREMMLGYAAARKLTRILIPLPVPTPRLSALFLHMITPIPTSISRALIEGMRNEVVVHDHAAEALFAVALIPYHEAVRRALQRIQSGDVETYWTGARTGLQPGVTLKVSEGMILDERRVESATSAAELFATFSGIGGERGWFYGEGGWKLRGAMDRLVGGVGLRRGRRNPDELRPGDALDFWRVEAVDPGRLVRLRAEMKVPGRAWLQFEASNRPGGGALLVQTAFFEPYGFLGLLYWYLLHPIHELFFAGMSHAIARRAERAGTKPPRS
- a CDS encoding multiheme c-type cytochrome, producing the protein MTRCIFRIVGVTFALLPGAALAQEKSVGSYVGVEQCVMCHKSEKSGNQAGIWKQSKHAEAYNTLSTPRADEIAKSKGLAVPAKDAPECLECHTMRSSEPEHRKLGVQCEACHGPGSAYRKMSVMKDKALSIAAGMTPHEDKAAIERQCRSCHNEKSPTFKEFNFEERWAKIRHPKPAA
- a CDS encoding heavy metal sensor histidine kinase — translated: MSSTNSSPPHEGTVGTRARRPWSIAGRLTQHYAGSTVALLLIAASFLYWGLIRELHRQDRRLVASKLLVLRHLVAQYPTSADALSSEIEHEAGEGGPLQYYLRIVDGRGVTLLETPGMDTLVPSSAFPPPTSGPVGPDECSACKASDDHRYLLLAATGTATGVGAEYRQLQVALDVSATTQILADYRAKLIAVLGLGLLAAVAVGVVVARVALQPVNDISRRAQAISASRLDARLCDERPWPTELRGLASDFDAMLDRLQAAFTRLSQFSADLAHALRNPINNLRGEAEVALARARTPEEYQQVLGSSLEELVRLSRLIDGLLFIARAEDPNHAVEHTRFPVRRELDAVCDFYEALAAERHIGVECEGDAWLNGDSVLFRQAVSNLLANALNYTLNEGRVTMTATQKVDGGVEVRVSDTGPGISTSHLPHVFERFYRVEEGQARVTGGAGLGLAIVQSIMQLHGGNARIESAVGHGTTVRLEFPAVVPTADAAAT
- a CDS encoding heavy metal response regulator transcription factor, whose product is MRILIVDDERKAADYLHHGLTESGFVVDVALNGDNGLSLALSEYYDLIVLDVMMPGRDGWSVLTSLRRAGRQTPVLFLTARDTVVDRVKGLEGGADDYLVKPFAFSELLARIRSILRRGPSRQLETLTVADLELDILRHRASRAGQRLDLTPKEFALLSLLVRRRGEVLSRTLISELVWEMNFDSDTNVVDVAVRRLRTKVDDPFPLKLIRTVRGVGYVLDEQ
- the feoB gene encoding ferrous iron transport protein B, with amino-acid sequence MPTASRALRARKLPPPPAPAALRVALIGNPNSGKSTLFNALTGMRQRVGNFPGVTVERVEGGYTHDGASRVIVIDLPGSYSLVAESPDEAIALDVLNGTAPGVPPVDVIVVVVDAENLERNLYLATQILELGRPTVIALNRADRLAAAGIQVDVPALIHELGAVVVPVVATRHEGIDRLRHAIALAPSLPLSTIGASGALSSTGGDDMASAGADADRRYRWIGSVLERTVSRSARTAHAVSDRVDAIALHRVWGPLIFLALMTLVFQVMFTWARPLGDAVQALIDAAGYLLRAALPAGELRSLLVDGALGGVGSVVVFLPQIAVLFLCIGLLEDSGYMARAAFVMDRFMRPLGLQGKSFIPLISGYACAVPAIMATRTIQQPKERAATIMVLPLMSCSARLPIYTLLIGAFVPATTVAGLFNLQGLTLLGMYLLGTVAALAAAAVFRRTLLRSATRALIIELPSYSWPSARVLASSVWQRVQLFLRKAGTIIFAISVLLWALASYPKPAAERVLSQEARLEQSALGRIGHAIEPAVRPLGYDWKIGVSMVASFAAREVFVSTMATIYGVSSTESAPQALASRLRAERNPATGTAVYTPLVAIGLMCFYVFALMCTSTIAVTMREMGGGVRGAGWAALQFAYMLGLAYGAGLLVYRGGLALGIGGGA